Proteins encoded together in one Candidatus Zixiibacteriota bacterium window:
- the rbfA gene encoding 30S ribosome-binding factor RbfA: protein MRQFKRSERISSQMLRDVQQILEPECSANLKFLVTFTDVEVSEDLRYATIFYSVLGDDKEKKEAAGFLAHIRGRVQSDLGELLRLKNTPTIKFKFDPSIERGVRIEQLLNEISRKNES, encoded by the coding sequence ATGAGACAGTTCAAACGTTCCGAGCGAATCAGCAGTCAGATGCTGCGCGATGTCCAGCAGATTCTGGAACCGGAGTGCAGCGCCAATCTGAAATTCCTGGTGACCTTTACCGATGTCGAGGTCAGCGAAGACCTCCGCTACGCCACAATATTCTATTCCGTGCTGGGTGACGACAAGGAGAAAAAAGAGGCGGCCGGATTTCTGGCGCATATTCGGGGTCGCGTGCAGTCGGACCTGGGGGAACTGCTAAGGCTCAAAAACACGCCGACCATAAAATTCAAATTTGACCCGTCGATTGAGCGCGGTGTTCGCATTGAGCAACTTCTTAATGAAATTTCACGCAAGAATGAATCCTGA
- a CDS encoding DUF503 domain-containing protein, whose translation MIVGTVLIDLNLPGVTSLKEKRRRLKPLLTRLQNRFNISIAEVDFNDNLRLAQIGAAVVSNNKAFADQVIAKLIDHIRGEPEINLADYRVEIL comes from the coding sequence TTGATAGTCGGTACGGTATTAATAGACCTTAATCTGCCGGGAGTGACCTCTTTAAAAGAGAAACGACGGAGACTGAAACCGCTTCTGACAAGGCTTCAGAATCGCTTCAACATATCGATTGCGGAAGTAGATTTCAACGATAACCTGAGATTGGCGCAAATAGGGGCGGCCGTAGTCTCCAATAATAAGGCATTTGCCGACCAGGTTATCGCCAAGCTCATCGACCATATCCGCGGCGAACCGGAGATTAACCTGGCTGATTACAGAGTTGAAATCCTTTAG